A region from the Halomarina litorea genome encodes:
- the acs gene encoding acetate--CoA ligase has product MSDSDEDVQLEARLREQEYFRPPARFVGQANVSDPAVYDRFDEFPDGFEEYAVLLDWDDHWDAVLDASNPPFFRWFTGGRLNASYNCVDRHLADRKNQAALVWEGEHGDRRTLTYRDLYREVNEFAAALRSEGVDEDDVVTVHLPMVPALPITMLACARIGAPHSVVFGGFSASALAERVDDAGSDFVVTIDGYYRRGEFLDHVQKADAAMEETDRDPEVLVWTRHDEVHESVSISDDYTLVSEVLADHERERVEPVSRDAEDPLFLMYTSGTTGKPKGCQHRTGGYLAYAAGTSKYVLDIKPEDTYWCAADIGWITGHSYIVYGPLALGTTSVMYEGAPDFPHKSRIWELAEKYDVDIFHTSPTAVRQFMKWGPEHVEGYDFSFRHMTTVGEPIQPEAWLWYYTHIGREKAVIVDTWWQTETGGHLITNLPALADMKPGSAGLPAPGIDPAIVDDRGEEIDPASGRAGNLVIRKPWPGMLQTVYGDDDRFVSTYWEEFSDTGSDDWRDWNYKAGDGAVHERDGYWRILGRLDDVMNVAGHRLGTMELESAVAEVEDVAEAAVVARDHPEKGEVPEVYVVLREGVEASDEVRGRIVEAVEDEIGKFARPANVAFVDDLPKTRSGKIMRRILENISNDEDLGDTTTLRDPDVPEQIRRQVQGD; this is encoded by the coding sequence ATGAGCGATTCCGACGAGGACGTCCAACTCGAGGCACGACTGCGCGAACAGGAGTACTTCCGACCCCCGGCGCGGTTCGTCGGGCAGGCGAACGTCTCGGACCCGGCGGTGTACGACCGGTTCGACGAGTTCCCCGACGGGTTCGAGGAGTACGCCGTCCTCCTCGACTGGGACGACCACTGGGACGCGGTCCTCGACGCCTCGAACCCGCCCTTCTTCCGGTGGTTCACCGGGGGGCGGCTGAACGCCTCGTACAACTGCGTGGACCGCCACCTCGCAGACCGGAAGAACCAGGCCGCCCTCGTCTGGGAGGGCGAGCACGGCGACCGGCGTACCCTCACGTATCGGGACCTCTACCGCGAGGTCAACGAGTTCGCGGCCGCCCTCCGGAGCGAGGGCGTCGACGAGGACGACGTGGTGACTGTCCACTTGCCGATGGTGCCCGCCCTCCCCATCACGATGCTCGCCTGTGCCCGCATCGGCGCGCCGCACTCGGTGGTGTTCGGGGGGTTCTCGGCGAGTGCGCTGGCCGAACGGGTCGACGACGCCGGGTCGGACTTCGTGGTGACCATCGACGGCTACTACCGGCGCGGCGAGTTCCTCGACCACGTCCAGAAGGCGGACGCCGCGATGGAAGAGACCGACCGCGACCCCGAGGTGCTGGTCTGGACCAGACACGACGAGGTCCACGAGTCGGTGAGCATCAGCGACGACTACACCCTCGTCTCCGAGGTGCTGGCCGACCACGAACGCGAACGGGTCGAACCGGTTTCGCGGGACGCCGAGGACCCCCTGTTCCTGATGTACACGTCGGGGACGACGGGCAAGCCGAAGGGCTGTCAGCACCGCACCGGGGGGTATCTCGCGTACGCGGCGGGCACCTCGAAGTACGTCCTCGACATCAAGCCCGAGGACACCTACTGGTGTGCCGCCGACATCGGCTGGATAACGGGGCACAGCTACATCGTCTACGGCCCGCTCGCACTCGGGACGACGAGCGTGATGTACGAGGGCGCGCCCGACTTCCCGCACAAGTCGCGTATCTGGGAGCTAGCCGAGAAGTACGACGTCGACATCTTCCACACCTCGCCGACGGCGGTCCGCCAGTTCATGAAGTGGGGCCCCGAACACGTCGAGGGCTACGACTTCTCGTTCCGGCACATGACGACGGTGGGCGAACCCATCCAGCCGGAGGCGTGGCTCTGGTACTACACGCACATCGGGCGGGAGAAGGCGGTCATCGTCGACACGTGGTGGCAGACGGAGACGGGCGGCCACCTCATCACGAACCTGCCCGCGCTGGCGGACATGAAACCCGGGAGCGCCGGCCTCCCCGCGCCGGGCATCGACCCGGCCATCGTCGACGACCGGGGCGAGGAGATCGACCCCGCATCGGGGCGGGCGGGCAACCTCGTCATCCGGAAGCCGTGGCCGGGGATGCTCCAGACGGTGTACGGCGACGACGACCGGTTCGTCTCGACCTACTGGGAGGAGTTCTCCGACACGGGGAGCGACGACTGGCGCGACTGGAACTACAAGGCGGGCGACGGGGCCGTCCACGAGCGCGACGGCTACTGGCGCATCCTCGGGCGACTGGACGACGTGATGAACGTCGCGGGCCACCGGTTGGGGACGATGGAACTCGAGTCGGCCGTCGCCGAGGTGGAGGACGTCGCGGAGGCGGCCGTCGTCGCCCGCGACCACCCCGAGAAGGGCGAGGTGCCCGAGGTGTACGTCGTCCTCCGGGAGGGGGTCGAGGCGAGCGACGAGGTCCGCGGGCGCATCGTGGAGGCGGTCGAAGACGAGATCGGGAAGTTCGCCCGCCCCGCGAACGTCGCCTTCGTCGACGACCTGCCGAAGACGCGGTCGGGGAAGATCATGCGACGCATCCTCGAGAACATCTCGAACGACGAGGACCTCGGGGACACGACCACCCTGCGGGACCCCGACGTGCCCGAGCAGATTCGTCGGCAGGTTCAGGGAGACTGA
- a CDS encoding ABC transporter substrate-binding protein, with product MSDGSNRLTRRDVLKGAGVAGTAGLVGLAGCTTEDTAGGGGGGGGGGDGGGGGGGGDNGSGGNGSGGGGGDDYPALGNYPIEGNTALFGFNVPTTGPYSSEGEDELRGYEMAVKHLNEGGGWVDSQFDDLSGDGVLGYEIDYVEGDTATDPNTATQSANRMISRDGVIMFSGGSSSATAIAQQQVAQDNKVLFMCCLTHSNETTGIECRRYGFREMFNAYTTGQALAPVLKEEYGEGLTFYQLYADYSWGQTQQESMNQFLTEVAGWEQADSVPTPLGTDDYGSYLSQAADSGADVLVLNHYGLDGATSLQQAIDAGLDQNMELLVPLYNRPMAEAAGGAIEGVFGTAAWDSQIDNTPSKEFTEAFGQEFDGRIPSGPAQLAYAQTLQYAAAVERAGTFYPPEVIRQLEDYEYDNIGMGAETMRACDHQAIRDVPVVRGLPADQQSKGSYFEIVNITSRDDLWYACDEGPAAECELGPYGDE from the coding sequence ATGTCAGACGGTAGCAACCGACTAACGAGGCGGGACGTTCTGAAAGGCGCAGGGGTAGCGGGAACGGCGGGACTCGTCGGCCTCGCCGGGTGTACGACCGAGGACACCGCCGGTGGGGGTGGTGGCGGTGGTGGCGGAGGCGACGGTGGCGGCGGTGGCGGCGGTGGCGACAACGGGTCGGGCGGCAACGGCTCCGGCGGTGGCGGCGGGGACGACTATCCCGCCCTCGGCAACTACCCCATCGAGGGGAACACGGCGCTGTTCGGGTTCAACGTCCCGACCACGGGACCGTACTCCTCGGAGGGCGAGGACGAACTTCGGGGGTACGAGATGGCCGTCAAGCACCTCAACGAGGGCGGCGGCTGGGTTGATTCGCAGTTCGACGATCTGTCGGGCGACGGCGTCCTCGGCTACGAGATCGACTACGTGGAGGGCGACACGGCGACCGATCCCAACACGGCGACCCAGTCGGCGAACCGGATGATCAGCCGCGACGGCGTCATCATGTTCAGCGGCGGGTCGTCCAGTGCGACGGCCATCGCCCAGCAACAGGTCGCACAGGACAACAAGGTGCTGTTCATGTGCTGTCTCACCCACTCCAACGAGACGACGGGCATCGAGTGTCGCCGGTACGGCTTCCGGGAGATGTTCAACGCCTACACGACCGGACAGGCGCTGGCACCCGTCCTCAAGGAGGAATACGGTGAGGGGCTGACGTTCTACCAGTTGTACGCCGACTACTCGTGGGGCCAGACCCAGCAGGAGTCGATGAACCAGTTCCTCACGGAGGTCGCAGGGTGGGAACAGGCCGACAGCGTCCCGACGCCGCTGGGAACGGACGACTACGGCTCGTACCTCTCGCAGGCGGCTGACTCGGGGGCGGACGTGCTCGTCCTCAACCACTACGGGCTGGACGGGGCGACGTCGCTCCAGCAGGCAATCGACGCCGGCCTCGACCAGAACATGGAGCTGCTCGTCCCGCTGTACAACCGCCCGATGGCGGAGGCCGCCGGGGGTGCCATCGAGGGCGTCTTCGGCACCGCCGCGTGGGACTCCCAGATAGACAACACCCCCTCGAAGGAGTTCACCGAGGCCTTCGGTCAGGAGTTCGACGGGCGCATCCCGTCCGGACCGGCGCAGTTGGCGTACGCCCAGACGCTCCAGTACGCGGCGGCCGTCGAGCGAGCGGGAACGTTCTACCCGCCAGAGGTCATCCGGCAACTGGAGGACTACGAGTACGACAACATCGGGATGGGCGCGGAGACGATGCGCGCCTGCGACCACCAGGCCATCCGGGACGTGCCCGTCGTCCGCGGCCTCCCCGCCGACCAGCAGTCGAAGGGGTCGTACTTCGAGATCGTGAACATCACCAGCCGGGACGACCTCTGGTACGCCTGCGACGAGGGGCCGGCTGCCGAGTGCGAACTCGGCCCGTACGGCGACGAGTAG